The proteins below come from a single Comamonas antarctica genomic window:
- a CDS encoding LysR family transcriptional regulator: protein MSSPRDALTPDSLAMLQVIADTGSFAAAARALGLVPSALTYRVRHIEEALDVLLFDRRSRQAQPTEAGLELLREGARLLLDIETVAHRVRRVATGWEPQLTIVADEALARGPLFDLVEAFYALEPPTRLKLRDGILSGTLEPLSTGRADLAIGVAVNASNVAGIQLQELGEISFCLAVAPHHPLAQVPQPIGDDTLLQHRVVAVADSALRDTTSIGLLGGQPVLTVDSMAAKVEALVRGLGYGFLPHGMVRAHADAGRLLVRSVVRPARTLRAHYAWTTSGHASPGRALQWWLEKLAHPTTRAALLENHQDL from the coding sequence ATGTCCAGCCCCCGTGATGCACTGACCCCCGACAGCCTTGCCATGCTCCAGGTGATCGCCGACACCGGCAGCTTTGCCGCGGCCGCGCGCGCGCTGGGCCTGGTGCCCAGTGCGCTCACCTACCGCGTGCGGCATATCGAGGAAGCGCTCGACGTACTGCTGTTCGACCGGCGTTCGCGCCAGGCCCAGCCCACCGAGGCCGGGCTCGAGCTGCTGCGCGAAGGCGCGCGGCTGCTGCTGGACATCGAAACCGTGGCCCACCGCGTGCGCCGGGTCGCCACCGGCTGGGAGCCGCAACTGACCATCGTGGCCGACGAGGCGCTGGCACGCGGCCCGCTGTTCGACCTGGTCGAGGCCTTCTACGCGCTGGAGCCGCCCACGCGGCTGAAACTGCGCGACGGCATCCTGAGCGGCACGCTCGAGCCGCTGAGCACCGGCCGTGCCGACCTGGCCATCGGCGTGGCCGTCAACGCCAGCAACGTCGCAGGAATCCAGTTGCAGGAACTCGGCGAGATCTCGTTTTGCCTGGCGGTGGCGCCGCACCACCCGCTGGCCCAGGTGCCCCAGCCCATCGGCGACGACACGCTGCTCCAGCACCGCGTGGTGGCCGTGGCCGATTCGGCCCTGCGCGATACCACCAGCATCGGGCTGCTCGGCGGACAGCCGGTGCTCACCGTGGACAGCATGGCCGCCAAGGTCGAGGCCCTGGTGCGCGGCCTGGGGTATGGGTTCCTGCCGCACGGCATGGTGCGCGCGCATGCCGACGCGGGACGGCTGCTGGTGCGCTCCGTCGTGCGCCCGGCGCGCACGCTGCGCGCCCACTATGCCTGGACCACCTCGGGCCATGCGAGCCCCGGCCGCGCGCTGCAGTGGTGGCTGGAAAAACTGGCCCATCCCACGACCCGCGCGGCATTGCTGGAAAACCATCAGGACCTTTGA
- a CDS encoding NADH:flavin oxidoreductase/NADH oxidase has protein sequence MSALFSPFTLKDVTLRNRIAVPPMCQYSAVDGFTNDWHQIHYPSIARGGAGLVIVEATGVSPEGRITPDCLGLWSDAHAEGLARIAASIKSAGAVPGIQIGHAGRKASAFRPWDGDDHIPEGDARGWQPIAPSAIAFGGGLPRVPSEMTLADIVRVKADFVAAARRARDAGFEWLELHFAHGYLAQSFFSAHSNQRTDAYGGSFDNRARFLLETLAAVREVWPQNLPLTARFGVIEFDGKDEETLAESIELVKQMRERGLDLLNVSVNFVIPDVKIPWGTPAFLAPIAQRVAREAGLPVASSWGIDNVQDAERVVAEQQMDLVMIGRAMLANPHYPYALAQALQVERPDWTLPAPYAHWLERYRGAGKVAAQ, from the coding sequence ATGTCTGCCCTGTTTTCCCCGTTCACCCTCAAGGATGTCACGCTGCGCAACCGCATTGCCGTGCCGCCCATGTGCCAATACAGCGCCGTCGATGGATTCACCAACGACTGGCACCAGATCCACTACCCGTCGATTGCGCGCGGCGGCGCGGGGCTGGTGATCGTCGAAGCCACGGGCGTGTCGCCCGAAGGCCGCATCACGCCCGACTGCCTGGGCCTGTGGAGCGATGCGCATGCCGAGGGGCTGGCGCGCATTGCGGCATCGATCAAGTCTGCAGGTGCCGTGCCCGGCATCCAGATCGGCCATGCGGGACGCAAGGCCAGCGCCTTCCGGCCCTGGGATGGCGATGACCATATTCCCGAGGGCGACGCACGCGGCTGGCAGCCGATTGCGCCGTCGGCGATTGCATTTGGCGGCGGCTTGCCGCGCGTGCCCAGCGAGATGACGCTGGCCGACATCGTGCGCGTCAAGGCCGACTTCGTCGCGGCGGCGCGGCGCGCGCGCGATGCCGGGTTCGAGTGGCTGGAGCTGCATTTCGCGCATGGCTATCTGGCGCAGAGCTTTTTCTCGGCGCATTCCAACCAACGCACCGATGCCTATGGCGGCAGCTTCGACAACCGCGCGCGCTTCCTGCTCGAGACGCTGGCCGCCGTGCGCGAAGTCTGGCCGCAGAACCTGCCGCTCACGGCGCGCTTTGGCGTGATCGAGTTCGACGGCAAGGACGAGGAAACGCTGGCGGAGTCGATCGAACTGGTCAAACAGATGCGCGAACGCGGCCTGGACCTGCTCAACGTCAGCGTCAACTTCGTGATTCCCGACGTCAAGATTCCCTGGGGCACGCCGGCGTTCCTCGCGCCGATTGCCCAGCGCGTGGCGCGCGAGGCCGGGCTGCCCGTGGCATCGAGCTGGGGCATCGACAATGTGCAGGACGCCGAACGCGTGGTGGCCGAGCAGCAGATGGACCTGGTGATGATCGGCCGCGCGATGCTGGCCAACCCCCACTATCCGTACGCGCTGGCCCAGGCGCTGCAGGTCGAGCGCCCGGACTGGACGCTGCCCGCGCCCTACGCCCACTGGCTCGAGCGCTACCGCGGCGCGGGCAAGGTGGCGGCGCAGTAA
- a CDS encoding sulfurtransferase: MTDILNISCYKFVALPDAHALRDTLAERALAAELKGTILLAEEGINFFLAGPAERVHGFVDALRADPRFADLAPKESWSQDVPFRKMLVKVKREIIRMDHPAIKPALGRAPSVSPARLRQWLEQGHDDDGRPVVTLDTRNDFEVDAGAFESAIDWRIAKFTEFPGALAAHRAELQDKTVVSYCTGGIRCEKAAILMREQGLEHVYQLEGGILKYFEETDGAHYRGGCFVFDGRRVLDAGLDTVPTEQLPPSAG; encoded by the coding sequence GTGACCGACATTCTCAATATCTCCTGCTACAAGTTCGTGGCACTTCCCGACGCCCACGCGCTGCGCGACACGCTGGCCGAGCGCGCGCTGGCCGCCGAACTCAAGGGCACCATCCTGCTGGCCGAGGAAGGCATCAATTTCTTCCTCGCCGGCCCGGCCGAACGCGTGCATGGCTTTGTCGATGCGCTGCGCGCCGACCCGCGCTTCGCCGACCTCGCGCCCAAGGAGAGCTGGTCGCAGGACGTGCCGTTTCGCAAGATGCTGGTCAAGGTCAAGCGCGAGATCATCCGCATGGACCATCCCGCGATCAAGCCGGCGCTGGGCCGCGCTCCATCGGTGAGTCCGGCGCGCCTGCGCCAGTGGCTGGAGCAAGGCCATGACGATGACGGCCGGCCCGTGGTCACGCTGGATACGCGCAACGACTTCGAAGTCGACGCGGGCGCGTTCGAGTCGGCCATCGACTGGCGCATCGCCAAGTTCACCGAGTTCCCCGGCGCGCTGGCTGCACACCGCGCCGAACTCCAGGACAAGACCGTGGTCAGCTACTGCACCGGCGGCATCCGCTGCGAGAAGGCCGCGATCCTGATGCGCGAGCAGGGCCTGGAGCATGTCTACCAGCTCGAGGGCGGCATCCTCAAGTACTTCGAGGAAACCGACGGCGCGCATTACCGCGGTGGCTGTTTCGTGTTCGACGGGCGCCGCGTGCTCGATGCCGGGCTGGACACCGTGCCCACAGAGCAATTGCCGCCTTCGGCAGGCTGA
- a CDS encoding LysR family transcriptional regulator yields the protein MSLRSLDLNLLRALDALLQECSVTRAAARLGLTQPAMSGMLTRLRDSFGDPLFVRAQRGMVPTQRALDLRLPLQQVLAEIDALLQPPQFDPSTARFTFTIASTDYALRAIALPFLAALKPQAPHIRVALVPVENGQTPAQLERGQIGLALLTPEKTPPELHARALFRERYVCVLRCGHPAAGKALTLEEFCALDHALVSYDGGGFHGVTDDALQRLGQRREVTLSVKSFLILPDLLRASDMVAILPARLVQGQPGLVISEPPLDVPGFTKCAVWHGRTHHDPAHRWLRDLLFRTCAERQPPLS from the coding sequence ATTTCGCTGCGCAGCCTCGATCTCAACCTGCTCAGGGCGCTTGACGCGCTGCTGCAGGAATGCAGCGTGACGCGCGCCGCCGCGCGCCTGGGCCTGACCCAGCCGGCGATGAGCGGCATGCTGACGCGGCTGCGCGACAGCTTTGGCGACCCGCTGTTCGTGCGCGCCCAGCGCGGCATGGTGCCCACGCAGCGCGCGCTCGACCTGCGCCTGCCGCTGCAGCAGGTGCTGGCCGAAATTGACGCATTGCTGCAGCCGCCGCAGTTCGATCCGTCGACGGCGCGCTTCACCTTCACCATTGCCTCGACCGACTACGCGCTGCGCGCGATTGCGCTGCCGTTTCTCGCCGCGCTCAAGCCGCAGGCGCCGCATATCCGCGTGGCGCTGGTGCCGGTCGAGAACGGCCAGACGCCCGCACAGCTCGAGCGCGGGCAGATCGGCCTGGCGCTGCTGACGCCGGAAAAGACGCCTCCCGAGTTGCATGCGCGCGCGTTGTTCCGCGAACGCTATGTCTGCGTGCTGCGCTGCGGCCACCCGGCGGCGGGAAAGGCGTTGACGCTGGAAGAGTTCTGCGCGCTGGACCATGCGCTGGTGTCGTATGACGGCGGCGGTTTCCACGGCGTCACGGACGATGCGCTGCAACGGCTGGGCCAGCGGCGCGAAGTCACGCTTTCGGTGAAGTCCTTTCTGATCCTGCCCGATCTGCTGCGCGCCAGCGATATGGTGGCCATTCTGCCCGCGCGGCTGGTACAGGGCCAGCCGGGACTGGTGATTTCCGAACCACCGCTTGACGTGCCGGGCTTCACCAAGTGTGCAGTGTGGCACGGGCGCACGCACCATGATCCCGCGCACCGCTGGCTGCGCGACCTGCTGTTTCGCACCTGCGCCGAACGCCAGCCGCCGCTGTCATAG
- the gluQRS gene encoding tRNA glutamyl-Q(34) synthetase GluQRS produces MTTLPTATTSSYVGRFAPSPTGPLHAGSLVAALASWLDARAHQGRWLVRIEDIDPPRCMPGADRLILQQLDACGLVPDDAPVWQSARGALYERALQRLLERQLAYPCACTRRDIELAWEQMGLARERHIERPYPGTCRCGLQGRPARAWRFATEKAARRQQPFAGLGAPQWDPADGRLLWHDRRLGAQSQDLAQSVGDFVLRRADGLWAYQLAVVVDDGDQQVSHVVRGEDLTDNTPRQMLLQQALGLPTPAYLHTPLVRRADGEKLSKQHGARSIDVSTPAASRAALDAAAAALDLPVADCTHKNRADALALWVAAWRANYNHAL; encoded by the coding sequence TTGACGACCTTGCCGACCGCGACGACTTCCTCCTATGTCGGGCGCTTCGCGCCCTCCCCCACGGGCCCGCTGCATGCGGGCTCGCTGGTTGCTGCGCTGGCCAGTTGGCTCGATGCACGCGCGCACCAGGGGCGCTGGCTGGTGCGCATCGAAGACATCGACCCGCCGCGCTGCATGCCCGGTGCCGATCGTCTGATCCTGCAGCAGCTCGATGCCTGCGGCCTGGTGCCCGACGATGCGCCGGTATGGCAATCCGCGCGCGGCGCGCTGTACGAGCGCGCGCTGCAGCGGTTGCTGGAGCGGCAGCTGGCCTACCCCTGCGCCTGCACCCGGCGCGACATCGAACTGGCGTGGGAACAAATGGGCCTGGCGCGCGAGCGGCATATCGAGCGGCCCTACCCTGGCACCTGCCGCTGCGGCTTGCAGGGGCGCCCCGCGCGCGCCTGGCGCTTTGCCACCGAGAAAGCCGCGCGCCGGCAGCAGCCGTTCGCCGGCCTCGGGGCGCCGCAATGGGACCCGGCCGACGGGCGGCTGCTGTGGCATGACCGCCGGCTGGGAGCGCAGTCGCAGGATCTCGCGCAGTCCGTGGGCGATTTCGTGCTGCGGCGTGCCGACGGCCTCTGGGCCTACCAGCTGGCGGTGGTGGTCGATGACGGCGACCAGCAGGTGAGCCACGTGGTGCGCGGCGAAGACCTCACCGACAACACCCCGCGCCAGATGCTGCTGCAGCAGGCGCTGGGCCTGCCGACGCCCGCCTACCTGCACACCCCGCTGGTGCGCCGCGCCGATGGCGAAAAGCTGTCCAAGCAGCATGGCGCGCGCTCGATTGACGTCTCGACGCCCGCCGCGAGCCGCGCGGCGCTCGACGCAGCGGCCGCGGCACTGGACCTTCCGGTGGCCGATTGCACCCACAAAAACCGGGCCGATGCGCTGGCGCTGTGGGTTGCGGCCTGGCGAGCTAACTACAATCACGCCCTGTGA
- the trmB gene encoding tRNA (guanosine(46)-N7)-methyltransferase TrmB, protein MNEHQTNAAAPGPDAPQDATPGSAPAGVVHPRTIKSYVLRAGRTTIGQAKAYAEVGPQFLLNYQAAPLDAAAVFGRSAPLILEIGFGMGEATAHIARVRPEDDFLCCEVHEPGVGALLKRIGEQDIHNIRILRHDAVEVIDNMLTEGSLDGVHIFFPDPWHKTKHNKRRLVQSPLIAKLASRLKPGGYLHCATDWEPYAVQMLEVLSAEPTLANTAEAYAPQPDYRPLTKFENRGLKLGHGVWDLVFKKV, encoded by the coding sequence GTGAACGAACACCAAACCAACGCGGCCGCTCCCGGCCCAGACGCCCCCCAAGACGCCACGCCCGGCTCGGCCCCCGCCGGCGTGGTCCATCCCCGCACCATCAAGAGCTATGTGCTGCGCGCCGGCCGCACGACGATCGGCCAGGCCAAGGCCTATGCCGAAGTCGGGCCGCAGTTCCTGCTGAACTACCAGGCCGCCCCGCTGGACGCGGCGGCCGTGTTCGGCCGCAGCGCGCCGCTGATCCTCGAGATCGGCTTCGGCATGGGCGAAGCCACGGCGCACATCGCGCGCGTGCGCCCCGAAGACGACTTCCTGTGCTGCGAGGTGCATGAACCCGGCGTCGGCGCGCTGCTCAAGCGCATCGGCGAGCAGGACATCCACAACATCCGCATCCTGCGCCATGACGCGGTGGAGGTCATCGACAACATGCTGACCGAAGGCAGCCTGGACGGCGTGCACATCTTCTTCCCCGACCCCTGGCACAAGACCAAGCACAACAAGCGCCGCCTGGTGCAGTCGCCGCTGATCGCCAAGCTGGCTTCGCGCCTCAAGCCCGGCGGCTACCTGCACTGCGCCACCGACTGGGAGCCCTATGCGGTGCAGATGCTCGAAGTGCTGTCGGCCGAGCCGACGCTGGCCAACACCGCCGAGGCCTATGCGCCCCAGCCCGACTACCGCCCGCTGACCAAGTTCGAGAACCGCGGCCTCAAGCTGGGCCACGGCGTGTGGGACCTGGTTTTCAAGAAGGTCTGA
- a CDS encoding NAD(P)/FAD-dependent oxidoreductase, with protein MTATRTFRPPASTPTAAQHPRRARHRPQTIAIIGAGIAGLACARTLVQAGHQVKVFEQGSTVGGRMAVHMTSHGSFDAGAQYFTVRDPRFEQVLALDPQLCRPWSATTIRVLDSAGRVASAVPPPRESHWVATPHMQSLPEAWAKPLIAAGRVHLQCRVTALERDRLEAGRWQLQTEDSLDPSQQTVHAGFDAVLLALPAPQARALLAPTGLADLHCQALEDIDIAPCWTLHLTFAQAQQPGLTTLGPHWNAARSTHHRIAWLARESSKPGRSSTERWTVQASPAWSQEHRNDDAPRIQAKLQKAFAEITGIHATPSHVSSRFWPYAQTMSTLGHAFLWNPKTGLGVCGDWCLGARVEDAFVSGLELALKVA; from the coding sequence ATGACTGCTACGCGCACGTTCCGTCCCCCCGCCTCCACACCCACCGCGGCGCAGCACCCGCGCCGCGCGCGCCATCGACCGCAGACCATTGCCATCATCGGCGCCGGCATCGCGGGCCTGGCCTGTGCGCGCACGCTGGTGCAGGCCGGCCACCAGGTCAAGGTGTTCGAACAGGGCAGCACGGTGGGCGGGCGCATGGCGGTACACATGACATCGCATGGCAGCTTCGACGCAGGCGCGCAGTATTTCACCGTGCGCGATCCGCGTTTCGAGCAGGTGCTGGCGCTCGACCCCCAGCTGTGCCGCCCCTGGAGCGCAACGACCATCCGCGTGCTCGACAGCGCCGGCCGCGTTGCCAGCGCCGTGCCGCCGCCGCGCGAGTCGCATTGGGTGGCCACGCCCCACATGCAAAGCCTGCCCGAGGCCTGGGCCAAGCCGCTGATCGCTGCCGGGCGCGTGCACCTCCAATGCCGCGTGACCGCGCTCGAGCGCGACCGGCTCGAGGCCGGGCGCTGGCAACTGCAGACCGAGGACTCGCTCGACCCTTCGCAGCAGACCGTGCATGCCGGCTTCGATGCCGTGCTGCTGGCCCTGCCCGCGCCCCAGGCGCGCGCATTGCTGGCCCCTACCGGGCTGGCCGATCTGCACTGCCAGGCCCTCGAAGACATCGACATCGCGCCCTGCTGGACCCTGCACTTGACGTTTGCGCAAGCGCAGCAGCCCGGCCTCACGACGCTGGGCCCGCACTGGAACGCCGCGCGCAGCACCCACCACCGCATTGCCTGGCTCGCCCGCGAATCGTCCAAACCCGGGCGTTCGTCCACCGAGCGCTGGACCGTGCAGGCCAGCCCCGCCTGGTCGCAGGAGCACCGCAATGACGACGCCCCGCGCATCCAGGCCAAGCTGCAGAAGGCCTTTGCCGAAATCACCGGAATCCACGCCACGCCCAGCCATGTCAGCAGCCGCTTCTGGCCCTACGCCCAGACCATGAGCACGCTGGGCCATGCGTTTCTCTGGAACCCCAAGACCGGCCTGGGCGTCTGCGGCGACTGGTGCCTGGGAGCGCGCGTCGAAGATGCGTTTGTATCCGGCCTGGAGCTGGCCTTGAAAGTGGCTTGA
- a CDS encoding DoxX family protein, which translates to MGASTQNLLALLGRILLALLFIPAGVGKLTGFAGTVGYAASAGMPLPQIAVAIALLVELFGGLALLLGWQTRWAAFALALFTLVASFFFHKFWGLPADQATMQQMLFYKNLAAAGGLLAFAAFGPGGYSLDARRPLVPAVR; encoded by the coding sequence ATGGGTGCTTCTACGCAAAATCTGCTGGCTCTGCTGGGCCGTATCCTGCTGGCGCTGCTGTTCATTCCCGCGGGTGTGGGCAAGCTCACCGGCTTTGCCGGCACCGTGGGCTATGCGGCGTCCGCCGGCATGCCCCTGCCGCAGATTGCCGTGGCCATTGCATTGCTGGTGGAACTCTTCGGCGGCCTGGCGCTGCTGCTGGGCTGGCAGACGCGTTGGGCGGCCTTTGCGCTGGCGCTGTTCACCCTGGTGGCAAGCTTTTTCTTCCACAAGTTCTGGGGTCTGCCGGCCGACCAGGCCACCATGCAGCAGATGCTGTTCTACAAGAACCTGGCGGCCGCCGGGGGCCTGCTGGCGTTTGCGGCCTTCGGCCCCGGCGGATACAGCCTGGACGCGCGCCGGCCGCTGGTTCCCGCCGTGCGCTAG
- a CDS encoding MinD/ParA family protein, whose amino-acid sequence MTDAVLPSHPAIPTTTPMGEAVRTRPQPRAKIIAITSGKGGVGKTFVSANLAAALTRHGLKVLVLDADLGLANLDVVLNLFPKITLHDVFTGKAALEDAVLAGPGGFSVLLAGSGMVEYSHLTPEIRAKFLQVVEAMAPRFDVILLDTGAGISDVVLFSVSMADEVMIVATPEPTSLTDAYAAIKVLATQQKRQHMRLIINQAVRPGDGRAITGQLQQVLNRFVTTEDGQPVRLLHMGDIPADPAVRDSVMRRQLLLQATPGCAAALSVAQLANKIKSMLTT is encoded by the coding sequence ATGACCGACGCTGTGCTGCCATCCCACCCAGCCATTCCCACCACCACGCCGATGGGCGAGGCGGTGCGCACGCGCCCGCAGCCGCGCGCCAAGATCATTGCGATCACCAGCGGCAAGGGCGGCGTGGGCAAGACCTTCGTATCCGCCAATCTCGCCGCCGCATTGACGCGCCACGGTCTCAAGGTGCTGGTGCTCGACGCCGACCTGGGCCTGGCCAACCTCGACGTGGTGCTGAACCTGTTTCCCAAGATCACGCTGCACGACGTTTTCACCGGCAAGGCCGCGCTCGAAGACGCGGTGCTGGCCGGCCCCGGCGGTTTCTCGGTGCTGCTGGCCGGCTCGGGCATGGTCGAGTACTCGCATCTCACGCCCGAGATCCGCGCCAAGTTCCTGCAGGTGGTCGAGGCCATGGCACCGCGTTTCGACGTGATTCTGCTCGACACCGGCGCCGGCATTTCCGATGTGGTGCTGTTTTCGGTGTCCATGGCCGATGAGGTCATGATCGTCGCCACGCCCGAACCCACCTCGCTGACCGATGCCTATGCCGCGATCAAGGTGCTGGCCACGCAGCAAAAGCGCCAGCACATGCGGCTGATCATCAACCAGGCCGTGCGCCCCGGCGACGGCCGCGCCATCACCGGCCAGCTGCAGCAGGTGCTCAACCGCTTCGTCACCACCGAGGACGGCCAGCCGGTGCGCCTGCTGCACATGGGCGACATTCCGGCCGACCCCGCGGTGCGCGATTCGGTCATGCGCCGGCAGTTGCTTTTGCAAGCCACGCCGGGCTGCGCCGCCGCGCTTTCCGTGGCCCAGCTGGCCAACAAGATCAAATCGATGCTGACGACCTGA
- a CDS encoding GntP family permease: protein MVVMHTVLAIVLVIGLIIWLRVDPVISLVLGSLYLGLASGVGFADTLGAITGGFGEIMGKVGLLIGFGVVIGSLLHATGAFSRMVQALVAAVGARRLPYAMAGAMSTLFPSIYVDVQVVLGAPVARSAAPLLGRNGLPLLAGAIGTGIFSGYVFVVPGLAVILVAGQMNVSLGAWLVGGLCIGLATALLTTFVFSLLLRTNYWKPETDEDASEAMVETEAQDAQAPPAGGPGLLLAAAPIVVPLLMIAFGAFAKLAGYSSELIGFIGNANLALFVGLLGAYLLARRYIGVERTGEVLTDGFKTSGEILLITGVGGSLGAIITASGMGVELGKLFSHDAGGPALLSIVLAWFVAAVLHVAIGSVSVAALTAASIIGPVLSQIAISPVVIGFAIASGALFAVQVNSNFFWMFKGLMGLSTKGALKTLTLVTSIASIISLLLVMLASLFG, encoded by the coding sequence ATGGTCGTAATGCATACCGTGCTGGCCATCGTGCTGGTGATTGGCCTGATCATCTGGCTGCGTGTCGATCCCGTGATCTCCCTGGTGCTGGGCTCGCTGTATCTCGGGCTGGCCAGCGGCGTCGGCTTTGCGGACACGCTCGGCGCCATCACCGGCGGTTTTGGCGAGATCATGGGCAAGGTGGGCCTGCTCATCGGCTTCGGGGTCGTCATCGGCTCGCTGCTGCATGCCACCGGCGCGTTCAGTCGCATGGTGCAGGCGCTGGTCGCGGCCGTCGGCGCCAGGCGCCTGCCGTATGCGATGGCCGGCGCGATGTCGACGCTCTTTCCCTCGATCTATGTCGATGTGCAGGTGGTGCTGGGCGCGCCCGTGGCGCGCTCTGCGGCGCCGCTGCTGGGCCGCAACGGCCTGCCGCTGCTCGCGGGCGCGATCGGCACGGGCATCTTCTCGGGCTATGTGTTTGTCGTTCCCGGGCTGGCGGTGATTCTCGTGGCCGGCCAGATGAACGTGAGCCTGGGTGCATGGCTCGTGGGCGGGCTATGCATCGGTCTCGCGACGGCGCTGCTGACCACCTTTGTGTTCAGCCTGCTGCTGCGCACCAACTACTGGAAGCCTGAAACCGACGAGGATGCGAGCGAGGCCATGGTCGAGACCGAGGCCCAGGATGCGCAGGCGCCGCCAGCCGGCGGCCCGGGGCTGCTGCTCGCGGCGGCGCCCATCGTCGTGCCGCTGCTGATGATCGCATTTGGCGCGTTTGCCAAGCTTGCGGGTTACAGCAGCGAGCTGATCGGTTTCATCGGCAACGCCAACCTGGCGCTGTTTGTCGGGCTGCTGGGCGCCTATCTGCTCGCCCGGCGCTACATTGGCGTGGAGCGCACCGGCGAGGTCTTGACCGATGGCTTCAAGACCAGCGGCGAGATCCTGCTGATCACCGGCGTCGGCGGCTCGCTGGGCGCGATCATCACCGCTTCGGGCATGGGCGTGGAACTGGGCAAGCTGTTCTCGCACGACGCGGGCGGGCCGGCGCTGCTGAGCATCGTGCTGGCCTGGTTCGTGGCCGCGGTGCTGCATGTGGCCATCGGCTCGGTGTCGGTGGCGGCATTGACCGCGGCCAGCATCATCGGGCCGGTCCTGTCGCAGATCGCGATCTCGCCGGTGGTCATCGGTTTCGCCATTGCCTCGGGCGCGCTGTTCGCGGTGCAGGTCAACAGCAACTTCTTCTGGATGTTCAAGGGCCTGATGGGGTTGTCGACCAAGGGCGCGCTCAAGACGCTGACCCTGGTGACCTCGATCGCGTCGATCATCTCGCTGCTGCTGGTGATGCTCGCCAGCCTGTTTGGCTGA